ACGTGGAGTAATACTTTAGTAGCCTATGAGAAGGATATTACAACTATTATATGCTAAACCATCATTTAAACTTGGGCCCTATTTGGCAAAGTGAgtttttgccaagtttgtctcctaccaatttttttaacaactttaactacAATAATCttaaaaaaacttctcaaaaattttaaactacacattttaaaatacccaaatatacaaaaaattcccttcctcctttcttcttctaactcaaaccaccaccacctccgccgCTGGCCAAGACTAATCGACGACAACCTCTTCTAGTGCCGgccacctcttttttttttttctcttctcctGTGCCCTCtcctcctcccctcccctccttTCTCCCCATCTCCTCCCCTCTCCCCCGCCACCTCTCTCCCCCCTTTCCCTCTCCCGCCACCCTTCCCCTCCCCCTTTGCCTGATCTGGTCATGAGACCAGATTGCAGCCagggagagggggagagaaaaagtgaaaaaaaaaatttgcatatACTACTGCTTGTTCGGTGGCTGGGACAGAAAGGTGGCAGGGGAGGgagagggggaaggggaagcgaaggagaggaggagtgggagagggagaaggagaagaggggaagagaaaaagcaaaatttGCTTGTTTCGGCGGCTGGGAGGgaaagggggagggggaagagaaaagaagaagagaggaaagaaaagaaaaaagaaagaaagaaaaagaaaagaacttttacagtaaaattttatgCAAACACTAAAAAAACTCATTTACCAAACGAGACCTTAATTTGAAAGTAACAAAAAGCGATCCTGTTGATTTGGGATGCCTAAACAAAAGTCTTTCCTCATTTGCACCTGGTTAGGTACTGGGGTTGCATATGGATCGGATATCTTATCCGCGAGCTTAAATGTTAATCCGATCCGCAAATTACGGATAAGGAATTTTCTTATCCGAATTCATATCTGCACCTTTAGATATCCAGAATTTTTGGATCAGATATGTGGATCAATCCGTATGCGAAATCTTTTCTTTATATTCTTTTAACaatatcaaaaaaattcatacaaagCATCAAAGTGATTGACAAATGAAATTTTCTATTTAAGAAATTAATGATTTCACAACAAATAGAATCTAAGTCAAAATTATAGGCTGTGAGCTGCAAATCAATTGTGTGTGCAAGAAAGCATAAAAACTAAGAATTTTGGGCAACATCCGAAGCCATCTCACATATTTCAATTAATAAATACTACAATCCAACTAATGTTTTAAAAGGCAAAGATGTAGGATGGGGCGTTTAGTCTCCGAGTTATGCCCCACgaatttttatcttttaaatatataaaaatgtgatatatgtcataaaaaaaattctttggaTTAGAACCATTCTAGTTACTGCTATCTTAAGAAGCAAAAGAGTGTTCTTTCTGAAGTCACTTGTCATAGAAGCTCTAAACCAAACAACAATTATTAAACGAAGATGCCCTGTACCAACTGCTCTGCCCATACACCATTGGGATCGTACATGTGACTAATTAAAGCATGTCACTGGTATCAACTACCTTAACAGAACTGTTCTATTTAGTCTCCATATTTGAAAGTTCTTCCTATAAGTCTTCATCTTTCATTGTCAACCCAACTTAGTCAAAGACGTTTTTAAGTAGATCGAAGGTACCTGAAAAGATAATCGTAGTTTGCGCAAGGAAAATAGGGAAGTTATAGATTCCGAATTATTTTTTGGTCAGACGTCAATAATATACACATAGATCTATTCCTACTCCTACATTATGGAGAAGGGGACAAATCCAACTAGATCATAGATAGCGTCATTCGGGAGTTCACATCCACTTTTTTAATCCATTAATTTtagtttggattttttttagcGGGTGTCTAATGACACACGTTAACTTATTTAAATTTCATCCAACCTAatttatatatacacatactaacaattattattttttcttgtatttatataatttttttaaggaaaaaatcatccaaaacgtcctttacattttgtaaaatgaatttttttgtccttcacttttaaaatagtaACTTTACATCCCTTACAAAATTAACTCGGTAAACTTTGGTCCCAATCTAAGTTTTCGACCACTTTTTATTATGAATCCATTACGTGACCCATACATGTTGTTTTTTCAGAGACAAAAGATTAGATCTCATTtgtaattaaataaatgatccgatttatatttatttttgccCCTCAAAAAGTGGAATATGACTCGAACCATATTCATCTTTCTTAAAAAATTAGGATTTGACCTAATTCATATTCAATTTTGCTATTAAAAGAGTGAGACTTGACTTTTTTGTACATAAAAATTATTGCACGTGAATCATATGGTGAATTCATGCTAAAAAGTCATAAAAAACTTAGGTTGAAACCAAATTTTGCGAATGTAATCCGAAAATCAATGTAATCTGAAAATTATAGGCTGCAAATCAATGTAATCTGCCGTCAAATGGTCAGGGGTGCATGTATACAAGAATGGTTGAAGTCAGTATCTTTTCCAAGAAGTGCAAATTCCTCAATCAATTTTTCTATTTGACAATTTGAATCGTCCTACGGCCGAAAGAAACAACTAAATGCTCTGTAAGACAGAAAACAGTATGAAAAATAACTTTCCTTGATATGCAAAAAGCTTGccaccaagaaattcaatttacTGTCATATATTCTATGTCATGTGAAATAGACACACTTAAGCATGATGGATCATTCGGGCAATGATTATTAGCCTGTTTTAAGAACAAATAACTACTCAATCAGACAAATTTCAGAGTTGTAGTTTTCCAATTCAAATAGCTTTGGATACACTTGTTTCTGTCGCAAAAATTCTTTGATTCATGTACTGCATCCTACTATTGTTCATGGAACTAGCACTTGCAATCAGAACTATACGTTGGCCATTCTCGAGTAATGTCGCCAAGTTCTTTCCACTATGTTGTGCTATGCATAAATATCTTCTTGCATATGGAAAATTTCTACACTCCATAAAAGTACTGCATATCTAACATAAATTTATGATTACATGAATATATAAACCGAATTGCTACTTTCTTTGTATTAGATAACAATCATATGTGATATTATTTGAAAAGCAATTGATGAAACGAACAAATTTACAGGAAACAATTGAAATTAGAGCTTTCTATGCATTAATCTTCTTAGATAATGTCTCTTATTTAAACAAGAATTTGTATCAGTCCATGTCATCAACAATTGATACCTAATAAATTATTAGGCCTAGAATTAACCTTTATTAAGACTAAGCAAGCACATGTACAATAGAAAATTGTCTCCAACTTTATCCATGTATCTATCTAGTATCTACCACACGCACTGCATCTTTGACAACATGTCACTGATCAGAAACTCAGACATATGGCGATAAGCTTTCTGTGTCATATGAATTCCATCCCAATGTATGTACTTTTCAGGCTCTCGACAAACTGGAACTCCAGGTGTTCCGCACATCCTCCGACCATCATAGTTGTAAATCCCTCCAATCCCACAACATGATTTTAATAAAGATCCTCGGTCGAATCCAAGAAACGGAGCACGAGCAAGAACTGATTCCAGAGCCCCGTAGTAATCAGCGTAGACAACAACCACGTTTGGATTATCCCTTTTCAACTTTTGCCTCAAAGAATGAAGAGCCCTTTGAAGATAGTTGTTGTGGTACCTTGCAAACTCATTTACCTCTCTCAGGCATCCCATCTGATCGTATGCTTCTGGATCAGGATTCGCAAAACTAGTCAAATAAATTGGGATGCAACCAATAGGGAAATTTCCTGGAACCACAACACGAACAGCCCCGAGTCTAACAACTTCTCTTACCCCATTGATTATCGCACTTACGACGTGACGAACATAAGTCCTGACCTCTTGTATTGATTTTCCATTGAAGAAAGCATGGTTATAATCATTACCCCCAATTTCTCCCATCATTATTAAGGATCTTTGAAGTCTAGCTGCACAATCTGATGGGGAACGGCAGACGGATTTGAGATGATCTTTAAACCATTGCATCTGAGCACTGAGAGGAGTATTGGAGATAGGAACTGGAATATTTCGGGCCTGGAAAAATGAGGTGTCGAGAGCTGTGCTCCCTGCTACAGCAAAGTCTACTCCCTGATTGAATACTCCAGTTCTTTTCAAGTAGGGATCCAGGAGAGGAAGATTAAGAGCTCTGGAGATGAAGTCGATCATGAGAAGGCCGTTTGAGCATCGACCAGTGGGTCTATGAAAGGAAGTCATTCCATATGGCAAGCGAGATGAGGGAGATACTGAAGCTAAGCCACCCTTGAGGATGATGTTTCCGGTATCTGAGATTGAATCGCCGAACTGGTAGATATGTTGGAAGGGACAAATGGTTTCTTGAGCCGTGAAAGCTGTAGGACTGACTATGAGGAAGCAAACTAGAATGAAGAGGCAACGCTTCAAAGTAGAATACATAGTTGCTTGTCTAGCCATTGAAGATATCAAAAagttttgagaaaagaaagtaTGAAGAAATCAGCGAGGATAATAAGCTTATATAGAATGAGTTGAGAGGAGTTACATAGAGTTATAGGATTTCTCCCGACTCCTAAAGTGAAGAGGAGTTGTAGTTTTGAGGATACTGCACATATAAGGAATCAATATAAGCAACAAAATCCTAGTGGGGATAGGACTGTGGGAACGAGATTTGGCAGTTTCAATTTGTGTGCACAAATTCTACGAAAgggatttcttctttttttttttcactttcctttttttttatttttcttttctctccttacTTTTCAACCTATATCTGATGTTGTTTCCAACCAATTAAAGATTAGCCTAATTGCAGTTAGAAATGTATGATTTTATCAAGAACTATAAGTATGACATCACCGCTACACCAAAAAATCTGAAGCATACTATCTCATTAGAAGCTAAACTATACTAGTGGCAGTAGCAGAAGTTTGATCTTTTATAGTGCTACAAGAACATCTCGATTATTGCATCAATTCTCTAATCCTGCTCGTCATAATAATAAAACTCATACACTAGTTTTCTACAATAATTTTGATACCTTGTTTGGAGAAGTTGGGAGTGACGGATATGTTGGGGAAAAAATGAATGTATAAATGTGgtaaaggaagaagaaaattttgatttagtaagagaagaaaaaaagtaaatttttcttgaagattTTATTTTCTCTAGCTCTTTTGCATGGTGATGGAAAAATTGATTTAATTGATGTGGATTTTAATGGAattgaaatatttcttgaagaaagAAACTCAAACGATGCTACAACTTGGATTCTTGGGATGGATAATATCTTTGATAGTTGTGGTAGTGGATTTTTGCAATCAGTTGATGCTATAATTTTTacaggccaaaaaaaaaaaagtgaccTTTTGggttatttgaaataaatggAAGATTTTGGTGGTGAAAATATTGGCAATAATGAAAATTATAATTTTGCTTTTTCGGGCACTTAGTGATTCTCATAAGAGTAATTGTGTTGACTTATAATAGTGGATGAGTTAATATAAATAAGTTCAATGATCGAGAAGAGTTAGCAACCAAATTCTATGCAAAGTATCAAGCGAAGACTAATTTTAAGTTTGGAGTTACATATGATCTATACCACAACAAAATTTTCAATGGCAACCGTTGCTTTAGAAGGTGTTAGACCTCAATAGGAAGTTTGGTTCAAGAGAATCACTATTGACAAAATAAACCAAGTTATGAAGATTCCTAAttaatttttagttgttttatcatattcaagtttttagtagttttcttGCTTAGCAACTAGTAATATTTTATTAGGTAATTACTTGTGTGATTGTTTCTTATTTAACAAGTCTAGTAGATTATGAATAAGAGTTATAGATAGAGGACTATTTTTCATAAAAGAGAACTGTAGAACTTATTAGACGTCATTGTGGTAAGAATTTCTTCTTGGTTCGAGGTATTAACAATAATTTGAGTTGTTTATTCTTTTCTACTCCTCTACATATTTTGTGTGATTATTTAGTTCCAATCAATTCTATAACCTTACATGTTATATTAATTGAACTAGTTAATTTGAGTTCTTCTTCTACATGACAGTTTGTCTGGTGTGAACTATGCAAAAACCTTTTCTCGGTTTACCCACTGATCGAACCAGGATTTCGATTTCGAGAGGCAATGAATAAAATAGCCAATTCTCACCACCTATAATAAAGAGGATATCCATTAAACGATGAATACAGACTTAGAGCTCTTTATCTATACTCTATCTTCAAAAGTACCATGAATTTTGTTAAATTTAGAATGTAAGTAAAACTCTTAGTTATAAGTAATGGTTGAGATACTCTCATCCtttataattttataagtaTCACGGTTTCTCGATATGTTTAGAGTGTAATTAAGCATATAATTCATCTTAATTTTCAATAGTGGCCTAATGCACTCTTTCTTCATAATTACATTTGCTGTATTTCGATAGCTGCAGGAGTTACATGAATAAAACATCCTTCTCCCAGAGCTCATTAAGTTTGGGTTATAGAGGCAATGACCCAATCTAAAACTCTCTACCTACCCATGCACACtttctccaatttttttttcaatctaaAATTTTTCATTAGTCACAATTGCAAGATCATCAAAAAAATTAACACAAAAAAGAAGGTTCTCTTGGAACAAAATTTGCCCTTGCTACTTGTTGCTTAATTTGTGTGAAAAGGTAGACTGAGACTAGCCAGCAAGTAATCAAAGACATATGAAATAATACAATGGTGAGGGAGAGGGCAGAATATCCTCTCATTTCACCTTAATTTTTGATATAGTATATATTTGAGTTTTGCGGTAGGCTTAATAGgatataaatatcaaatataaaataaatatatagaaTTTAAGACACAAATTTCCAATGGAGTTATCAAGTAGTACCATGTGATGTTATTACAACCTGGAGAGAAAAAAGTTCATTCAACGGCAACAAAAAAAAGGGATTAGAAGTTGGATTAAGGTAATAATTACTTTCTGGCTACTCATTTACCATTATATTGATGTTCCTCTACTGGAGCTATCTTGCAGTCAACGTCCATCTCATTGGTATTGACGTGATAATTTTTCTTCATGAtagaatttatatttttcttaatctTATAATATTCACCTTGAATACATAGGGTAGGAAGGGCTATAGGTGAGAATAAGAGCATTTTATCCTTTATCGAGGTTCTGCCCCTTTCCTCTTGAGGGCTAGAATTGTTGATTCAAACATTGAAATTGTTTACCAGTCAGGAAAAGTATGACTTGccgtttttctttttctcattttctaacCATTTTTATTAAAAGTATAGCAAAGTACTTGTTTAATAATGATTTCTTACTTAACAAGATTGAACATTAATGGTTTATAAATGGCTACTAATGGCACCTCGGTTCTTGGGTGCTTtaaagaattaaataaaaagcatataatatagggataatttcagaaacctcccctgaggtttctgacaatttcactaagCACCCctaaggtttgaaaaattagacttacctcccttgatttgatagttttagtaacaaaattctaaaataatattgactttgacaattttttaaatgaatacccaaCATGCCCTTGTGGaatgaattttaatttattttcctatataattataagattatttagtataattataaggaaaatgtGCCAAAATTTTCATGTCCATATCTACCATTTGATAaataactataataataattttattactatgatgtgatattttttatgatattttattatgatttagatttataagataaaaaggaaaatgatgaaataattcatttagagtttATAAATTTTTGACGTAGTgaaattatcataatttagtagtgcTTTTGGgctatttcttttttattgattgttaattttaaaaccaaaaaatagaaaacaaagatcagcaaaaacattggattacatataaaattaactcgtcaaaaaaatcactagttcgACATTTGGTTATAAtataaatctaaaggcaattgTTATAGTTCTACAGTTTTATTGGCGAAAAACTTTAAAAAGgcataagaaggaaaaagaatgaaaaataattttaaaactcattctAAGTGTAAGTATACCAAATAagagaatttcattaaaatatttaagggtaaaattgtcattttaaatgacaagggaggtatgtgtaattttttaaatctcaggggaggtttctgaaattatccttaTAATATATGTGGAAAGTACTTGTTTAAactactttaaaaaaaatgtacatGTTGGAACTCAATTTTCCTATTCTATTCATGTGTAAGGTTCACAAGCTCCAAAGAAATAACACAAAGTAAATGCCATTaagtttttatgtgtttattttacTACATGTAACCTAAATTACAAGAGAAACAGGAGGGCCTAAATTAGTAATAGGAGTGtttcaagaaaaataattttaacttgtaaaaaatgaaaaatatatatataactaataAAGCCATTAATTTCAGAAGGTAAGGATTGAATATTAAGTTTGATGGGGTAAAACCTTAATAAAAAAAGTTCTTAGGGTAAATATTCATAATATATAAAACTTAGGAGCTGCCTGTTCTCGCCCCTTCATGTTGCAGTAATGCTTTGGCATATGTAAACGAACATTAAGTACAAAGTATACACTTCTCAACTAAGCAGAAAAACTGATAATACTAATGCTTTTTTGTTTTACATGAGatattctttttttccttctatttatttatttatttatatatttttccaAAACTAGAGAACATCTTTAATTAGTGGTGATAAATTACGATAATTATTGCATTCAATCTATTTCCGCTCAATGAGACATGATCCCTAACTTTAGACATTAGAATAACTTACCAAATAATGTTTTTCAggattttggttgaaagatcCATTGCGCTATTCTTTTGCTCCTAAATTGCAACTTCGCCTTTgtgtattaaaatttttttgcatACAATATACCCCATTATGCTAATGTCTGTTAATGAGTTGGCATGTACAAAGTGAGTTGCAAGTATCATCAACTACCTAGTACTAATTGGCTAGACAAAAAACATATCTCATCCCTTACTGAGATAGAAATTCAATAttacaccttttttttttttttaagtaaagcCATACCTCAAGTACGGAACTTTGAAATcatcaattgtgtttcaatagTATCATAAATCTACTAATCATTCTTAACAATATCTATATCGATTATCCTTTTgtatttaattttcttttccatttttcggTGCTCTAGAAGaattaaagttttacaagtcaTCTGCACTCACTTGTATGCGGTGGATTAAACACAACTGTGAACGTCATGCAGACAAACTTTGATTTCAAGCGTCGGTGGTGTTGTAATTTCACACGTCATACAAATTTAATTGCACAAGACGCTAGAATTATGGAAAACTATATTTTTCGCCATGATTTTCATCTAATTGGAGAAAATAAACAATTACAATATTCTATTACTTATCATACAACATTACTCATACTAATCTCAATGTCATCACTTcgcttagaaaaaaaaaaggaatataaCTAGAAATAGCGCTATCTTATCTTgcaattttccttcaaaattatATTACCACAAAAAAATTTCCCTCAAATCACTCCTACGCAAACAATGCCTTATTGAAATTGAAGCAAAGTATTGGTGATACAGTAACTTCTAACGAAACTATTATGTGGCATTGATTTAATTTAAGAAACTTGAATGTGATAGATTGCACCAAATTACTATCcgaattaaaaaagaaaaacgaaaaaaaggaaaggactACTACTGCCTTAGTTGAAAAGTGATAAATAGTGTGTCTACGGCAGCCGTCAAATACTTGCCGTCTAGCACATTCACTC
Above is a genomic segment from Coffea eugenioides isolate CCC68of chromosome 5, Ceug_1.0, whole genome shotgun sequence containing:
- the LOC113771913 gene encoding GDSL esterase/lipase At5g03980-like, coding for MARQATMYSTLKRCLFILVCFLIVSPTAFTAQETICPFQHIYQFGDSISDTGNIILKGGLASVSPSSRLPYGMTSFHRPTGRCSNGLLMIDFISRALNLPLLDPYLKRTGVFNQGVDFAVAGSTALDTSFFQARNIPVPISNTPLSAQMQWFKDHLKSVCRSPSDCAARLQRSLIMMGEIGGNDYNHAFFNGKSIQEVRTYVRHVVSAIINGVREVVRLGAVRVVVPGNFPIGCIPIYLTSFANPDPEAYDQMGCLREVNEFARYHNNYLQRALHSLRQKLKRDNPNVVVVYADYYGALESVLARAPFLGFDRGSLLKSCCGIGGIYNYDGRRMCGTPGVPVCREPEKYIHWDGIHMTQKAYRHMSEFLISDMLSKMQCVW